A genomic window from Ischnura elegans chromosome 10, ioIscEleg1.1, whole genome shotgun sequence includes:
- the LOC124166958 gene encoding uncharacterized protein LOC124166958, with translation MRVAVSSQQHLPTKINNNSQAKIILPLEIDDSLAPIGQIIRNVHTATRSVIRILRRTSNPVTKKKSTAKCTKVTKGGKRKSSAGRQKRSGKEALKAVPDGDEVDEMLMANLPSLAKDAAIAPSMDSSAAFPDTIDWEDIFSVIPELKDYDLQLQL, from the exons ATGAGAGTCGCCGTGTCTTCGCAACAACATCTGCCGACCAAAATAAACAACAACAGCCAAGCGAAGATCATCCTCCCGCTGGAGATCGACGACTCCCTCGCGCCGATCGGACAAATCATTCGAAACGTGCACACGGCGACGAGATCCGTGATTCGCATTCTACGGCGGACATCAAACCCGGTCACGAAGAAGAAGAGCACGGCGAAGTGCACGAAAGTCACGAAGGGAGGCAAGCGGAAGTCAAGTGCAGGAAGACAGAAGCGATCGGGGAAAGAG GCGCTGAAGGCGGTCCCAGATGGCGATGAAGTGGATGAGATGCTGATGGCCAACTTGCCTTCTCTGGCGAAGGACGCGGCCATCGCCCCATCAATGGACTCCAGTGCCGCCTTCCCGGACACCATTGACTGGGAAGACATCTTCTCCGTGATCCCCGAACTCAAGGACTACGATCTCCAATTGCAGCTTTAG